A genome region from Streptomyces antimycoticus includes the following:
- a CDS encoding SpoIIE family protein phosphatase: protein MARRPGAGSETRRIPAGFGQAPEAPAPAVALLGSDGTILAWGEGCRRLLGHRAEDVVRLPVQRLLKTPAEAVRWSPARGDVGQRGDRRAVNAVVEVRHREGMSLRLAVETIALTGEDGETCWFVAVVEAPDGVRTADAEAALLDRSPLAVAVWDTRTRLLWSNRACREIAGRSEADPPTRSTRRTLCDVDRATIEPVIRQVLTSREPVGDHVLRWAPPEHGREVVFSSSVFPLAPLNGGPLGVCTVSAITKSGERERLALLGTAANRIGTTLDVMTTAQELADMAVPALADYVTVDLADAVPLGGEPLKRMSKAPSGIPVFRRAGQSSIHADMPEAAFLVGDVVYVPPGSPFLTALYGDQSYFEPAMKTGPGTWLDPRRRQLIHDTGMHSVMMIPLRARGTILGIAVFTRTDNAVPFSRDDLLLAEELCVQAALSLDNARRYTRERAAALALQRSLLPQRLSGGAAMDLAGRYLPSDRHEGVGGDWMDAIELPGGRIALVIGDVVGHGINAAAAMGRMRTAIHTLATLDQPPAQLLDHLDKVTSQLAETATWSHGYSSVTGGTCIYAVYDPATRVCDLARAGHPPPMLVTPEGHAHIADTPVGPPVGTGIGGYESIELELSQGTLLALYTDGLVESRHCDIDTGLNRLLTTLQPPSTSLEDTCSHVIAKMTTNTSPEDDIALLIARTQPADDHHQTTAHTKHHRPPT, encoded by the coding sequence ATGGCGCGCAGACCCGGGGCCGGTTCCGAGACGAGGCGGATACCGGCCGGCTTCGGACAGGCGCCTGAGGCACCCGCTCCGGCGGTCGCTCTGCTGGGCTCCGACGGCACCATCCTGGCGTGGGGGGAGGGCTGCCGGCGGCTGCTCGGCCACCGCGCGGAGGACGTCGTCAGGCTGCCGGTGCAGCGGCTGCTGAAGACCCCCGCGGAGGCGGTGCGATGGTCCCCGGCCCGGGGAGACGTGGGACAGCGCGGCGACCGGCGGGCCGTCAACGCCGTCGTAGAGGTCAGACACCGGGAGGGCATGAGCCTCCGCCTGGCGGTAGAGACCATCGCGCTGACCGGCGAAGACGGTGAGACCTGCTGGTTCGTCGCCGTTGTGGAGGCGCCGGACGGCGTACGGACCGCCGACGCCGAAGCCGCGCTCCTGGACCGGTCACCACTGGCCGTGGCGGTGTGGGACACGCGCACGCGGCTCCTGTGGTCGAACCGAGCCTGCCGGGAGATCGCGGGCCGCTCCGAGGCGGACCCGCCCACCCGGTCGACGCGCCGCACCCTGTGTGATGTCGACCGGGCCACCATCGAACCGGTGATACGGCAGGTGCTGACCTCGCGGGAGCCGGTGGGCGACCACGTGCTGCGGTGGGCGCCCCCGGAGCACGGCCGGGAGGTGGTCTTCTCCTCCTCCGTCTTTCCGCTCGCCCCCCTGAACGGTGGTCCACTGGGCGTGTGCACCGTCTCCGCGATCACCAAGAGCGGGGAGCGCGAACGGCTGGCGCTGCTCGGCACAGCGGCCAACCGGATCGGCACCACGCTCGATGTGATGACGACCGCGCAAGAACTCGCGGACATGGCCGTCCCCGCCCTCGCCGACTACGTCACAGTGGATCTGGCCGATGCCGTCCCGCTGGGCGGGGAGCCACTGAAACGGATGTCCAAGGCCCCCTCCGGCATCCCCGTCTTCCGCCGCGCGGGTCAGTCCTCCATCCACGCAGACATGCCCGAGGCCGCCTTCCTGGTGGGGGATGTGGTGTACGTACCCCCCGGATCGCCGTTCCTCACCGCCCTGTACGGGGACCAGTCCTACTTCGAGCCCGCCATGAAAACCGGCCCGGGGACCTGGCTCGACCCCCGGCGCAGGCAGCTCATCCATGACACCGGTATGCACTCGGTGATGATGATCCCGCTCAGAGCCCGCGGCACCATCCTCGGCATCGCCGTGTTCACGCGGACCGACAACGCCGTGCCCTTCTCCCGGGACGATCTGCTGCTGGCCGAGGAACTCTGCGTCCAAGCGGCGCTGAGCCTGGACAACGCCCGCCGCTACACACGGGAGCGGGCCGCCGCCCTCGCCCTGCAGCGCAGTCTCCTGCCGCAGAGGCTGTCAGGCGGCGCCGCGATGGACCTGGCCGGCCGCTATCTGCCGTCAGACCGCCACGAAGGAGTCGGCGGGGACTGGATGGACGCCATCGAGCTGCCGGGCGGCCGGATCGCCCTGGTCATCGGCGACGTCGTCGGCCATGGCATCAACGCCGCCGCCGCCATGGGCAGGATGCGCACCGCGATCCACACCCTCGCCACCCTCGACCAGCCCCCCGCACAACTGCTCGACCACCTGGACAAAGTCACCTCCCAGCTCGCCGAGACGGCCACCTGGTCCCACGGGTACTCATCGGTCACCGGCGGTACCTGCATCTACGCCGTCTACGACCCGGCCACCCGGGTCTGCGACCTGGCACGCGCCGGACACCCACCACCGATGCTGGTGACACCCGAGGGCCACGCCCATATCGCCGACACACCGGTGGGCCCGCCGGTCGGGACCGGCATCGGAGGCTACGAATCCATCGAGCTGGAGCTGTCCCAGGGCACCCTGCTCGCCCTCTACACCGACGGGCTGGTCGAGTCCCGGCACTGCGACATCGACACCGGACTCAACCGCCTGCTCACCACACTGCAGCCCCCCTCCACGAGCCTGGAGGACACCTGCTCCCACGTCATCGCGAAAATGACCACGAACACTTCCCCAGAGGACGACATCGCGCTCCTCATAGCCCGGACACAACCCGCCGACGACCACCACCAGACCACCGCCCACACAAAGCACCACAGACCACCCACCTGA
- a CDS encoding IS701 family transposase produces MARIAGRFGRVEPRATARAYLLGLLSATERKNCWQLAEQAGLARPGPMQRLLRYARWDADALRDDVRAYVVDHLGDDGVLIVDETGFVKKGSMSAGVQRQYTGTAGRIENSQVGVFLAYATERGRALIDRRLYLPERSWCSDPERRHAAGVPEDLPFATKPRLAEEMIVAALDAGVTASWVTGDEAYGQDPQLRARLERIGIGYVMAVACSTRVRINQGRTPVRADVLADRLPASAWQRHSAGAGAKGPRYYDWAWIHIGTGVHRHLLIRRNRTTGELAFYLCWSPTQITLHELVRVAGVRWSVEECFQAAKSQVGLDHYQVRHWTSWHRHITLAMLALAFLTALAADANPARPADPQHPDRSHDPIILTVPEIRHLLVAVFAPPAMTAARLLHWSTWRRRHQAAARRSHYQRRSTDGPAG; encoded by the coding sequence ATGGCTCGTATCGCCGGGCGGTTCGGCCGAGTTGAGCCTCGGGCCACGGCCCGCGCCTACTTGCTCGGGCTGCTGTCGGCTACCGAGCGGAAGAACTGCTGGCAACTGGCTGAACAGGCCGGCCTGGCCCGGCCCGGGCCGATGCAGCGCCTGCTGCGCTATGCCCGCTGGGATGCCGACGCCCTCCGTGACGATGTCCGCGCCTACGTTGTCGACCACCTCGGCGACGACGGCGTTCTCATCGTGGACGAGACCGGCTTCGTGAAGAAAGGCAGCATGTCGGCGGGGGTGCAACGCCAGTACACCGGCACAGCTGGCCGGATCGAGAACTCCCAGGTCGGCGTGTTCCTCGCCTACGCCACTGAGCGGGGACGCGCGCTGATCGACCGACGGCTCTACCTGCCCGAGCGGTCCTGGTGCTCCGATCCCGAGCGCCGCCATGCTGCCGGGGTGCCCGAGGACCTACCCTTCGCGACCAAGCCCCGGCTGGCCGAGGAGATGATCGTCGCCGCGTTGGACGCCGGAGTGACTGCATCGTGGGTGACCGGCGACGAAGCCTACGGCCAGGACCCGCAGTTACGCGCACGCCTGGAGCGGATCGGCATCGGCTACGTGATGGCCGTCGCCTGCTCCACCCGGGTCCGGATCAACCAGGGCCGCACCCCTGTCCGCGCCGATGTCCTCGCCGACCGCTTGCCCGCCTCTGCCTGGCAGCGGCACAGCGCCGGAGCCGGCGCGAAGGGCCCGCGCTACTACGACTGGGCCTGGATCCACATCGGCACCGGCGTCCATCGTCACCTGCTGATCCGCCGCAACCGGACCACCGGTGAACTCGCCTTCTACCTGTGCTGGTCACCCACCCAGATCACCCTGCACGAGCTCGTCCGCGTCGCCGGTGTCCGCTGGAGCGTCGAGGAGTGCTTCCAGGCCGCCAAGAGCCAGGTCGGCCTGGATCACTACCAGGTCAGGCACTGGACCTCATGGCACCGGCACATCACGCTCGCCATGCTGGCCCTGGCCTTCCTGACCGCTCTCGCCGCCGACGCGAACCCCGCCCGGCCTGCCGATCCGCAACATCCCGACCGCAGCCACGACCCGATCATCCTGACCGTCCCGGAGATCCGTCACCTGCTCGTCGCCGTCTTCGCCCCACCGGCCATGACTGCCGCCAGACTGCTGCACTGGTCCACCTGGCGCAGACGCCACCAGGCCGCAGCCCGACGCAGCCACTACCAACGACGCTCCACCGACGGACCCGCTGGATAG